One genomic region from Cydia amplana chromosome Z, ilCydAmpl1.1, whole genome shotgun sequence encodes:
- the LOC134661221 gene encoding uncharacterized protein LOC134661221 isoform X1 — METTIQGSEPKIFSLTYMRQLRFILETIGQWPNRTLGDYSRRAILLSIYHKLLICTFCFTEVLAFLYMKKHRATIRFIDMGQIYTNLFLTGLFLQRAALPFQKNYKECVKKFVLEFHLMHHEHISEFAAKESRKVNKICMIATKVIFLQLVCGMLAYNLSPLFRNYYEGMFASELPENKSFVHSVDYLLPFDAYRSFTGYLVVFTWNWFPTYNIPTAMGIYDLLVFVMVFHMVGHMNILYNSLKEFPRPKEGQSEDPLPSTRAYNEEIFGLLKNVIQHYQMIKEFMGDMTAAFDLTLCCYLAFHQVMCCLMLLECSTLEPEALVKYGMLAAVIFQQLIQTSVAFELIKSKSDSLGDEVYAVPWEYMDVKNRRILLLFLRNVQDPLGLKACGMVPVGVLTMSTIIRTSFSYYLMLATFD; from the exons ATGGAGACAACAATACAAGGaag TGAGCCGAAAATATTCTCCTTGACATACATGAGACAGCTCCGCTTCATACTGGAGACTATAGGACAGTGGCCCAACCGAACCCTAGGGGACTACTCACGACGTGCAATACTGCTGTCCATATATCACAAACTATTAATATGCACATTCTGTTTCACGGAGGTCCTGGCGTTTCTGTATATGAAGAAGCACAGAGCAACCATTCGGTTTATTGATATGGGGCAAATTTACACGAACCTGTTTTTAACTGGGCTATTTCTT CAAAGAGCAGCGCTACCATTTCAGAAGAACTACAAAgaatgtgtgaaaaagtttgTTTTAGAGTTCCACTTGATGCACCACGAGCATATAAGTGAATTTGCAGCGaag GAATCCCGCAAAGTCAACAAAATCTGCATGATCGCCACCAAAGTCATCTTCCTCCAGCTCGTCTGCGGGATGCTGGCCTACAATCTCTCCCCCCTCTTCCGGAACTATTACGAAGGAATGTTCGCCAGCGAACTCCCCGAAAACAAGTCCTTCGTACACTCCGTCGACTATCTCCTACCTTTTGACGCTTATCGCAGTTTCACTGGCTACCTAGTTGTGTTCACTTGGAATTGGTTTCCTACCTACAACATACCTACTGCGATGGGTATTTACGATCTGTTGGTGTTCGTTATGGTGTTCCATATGGTGGGGCATATGAATATACTTTATAATAGTTTGAAAGAGTTCCCTAGGCCGAAGGAGGGACAGTCTGAGGACCCCTTGCCGTCGACTCGGGCATATAATGAAGAGATATTTGGACTGTTGAAAAACGTGATTCAGCATTATCAAATGATCAAGGA GTTCATGGGAGACATGACTGCAGCGTTTGATCTGACGTTATGTTGCTATCTAGCCTTTCACCAAGTTATGTGTTGTTTGATGTTGTTGGAGTGTTCTACACTG GAACCGGAGGCCTTGGTAAAATACGGAATGCTTGCCGCGGTCATATTCCAGCAATTAATTCAGACTTCGGTGGCTTTCGAGTTAATTAAATCAAAG AGTGACAGTCTCGGTGATGAAGTGTACGCAGTGCCATGGGAATATATGGACGTGAAAAACAGAAGGATTTTACTGCTATTCCTCCGAAACGTGCAGGACCCGTTAGGTCTGAAAGCGTGTGGAATGGTGCCGGTTGGAGTGCTAACTATGTCTACg atCATAAGGACATCGTTTTCATACTACCTTATGTTAGCTACATTCGACTAA
- the LOC134660699 gene encoding octopamine receptor-like, with the protein MVYIALCQLPEARAAADTKWWLAAAAMAALIVATIAGNAGVVSALWRARRSPQHYPLASLAAADLLVGVSVLPLAAARELFTFRLSFIICACWSTLDVLCCTASILSLCALGWERYRGITDPLSRADRAKRAKILAVLIWPVAAAVALPTTFVKTDSVSTNEMDKACTVNTNPSYVFLSVTFSFYIPTSIMLVQYGLILRALASRPPIRAHRGQCPVVEMDQTKCPQPSQQTDEAGAAERQRRATITIIRLMCLFLICWTPFFIMLPVDSLCDCVRSSTWQWCTWLGYTNSALNPVVYAAAATMVRRTFQALLKMTRLS; encoded by the exons ATGGTCTATATCGCGCTGTGCCA GTTGCCTGaagcccgcgccgccgccgatacCAAATGGTggttggcggcggcggcgatggCGGCGCTCATCGTGGCCACGATCGCCGGTAACGCCGGCGTGGTGTCGGCGCTTTGGCGAGCGCGCCGATCGCCGCAGCACTACCCGTTGGCCAGTCTCGCCGCGGCGGACTTGTTGGTCGGCGTGAGCGTGCTGCCCCTGGCGGCTGCTAGGGAGCTGTTTACTTTTAGACTAA GCTTCATCATCTGCGCCTGCTGGAGCACCCTCGACGTCCTTTGCTGCACAGCCTCAATCCTCTCCCTCTGCGCGCTCGGTTGGGAGCGCTACCGCGGCATCACCGACCCGCTGTCGCGCGCCGACCGCGCCAAAAGGGCTAAAATACTCGCCGTGCTCATATGGccggtggcggcggcggtggcgctGCCAACGACGTTCGTGAAGACGGACAGCGTGTCGACCAATGAAATGGATAAGGCGTGCACGGTTAACACTAATCCTAG CTACGTATTCTTAAGCGTGACCTTCTCGTTTTACATACCGACTAGCATCATGCTAGTGCAGTACGGCCTGATCCTTCGCGCCTTGGCGTCACGGCCACCAATCCGCGCTCACAGGGGCCAG TGTCCAGTAGTGGAGATGGATCAGACGAAGTGCCCGCAACCCTCGCAACAAACAGACGA AGCAGGAGCGGCAGAGCGACAGAGAAGGGCTACTATCACAATAATTCGTCTCATGTGCCTGTTCCTAATATGCTGGACTCCGTTTTTCATCATGTTACCAGTAG ATTCCCTCTGTGACTGCGTTCGCAGCTCTACCTGGCAGTGGTGCACATGGCTTGGATATACCAACTCTGCCCTCAACCCTGTAGTATACGCCGCAGCCGCTACCATGGTCCGCCGGACGTTTCAAGCACTGCTCAAGA TGACGCGTCTTAGTTAA
- the LOC134661221 gene encoding uncharacterized protein LOC134661221 isoform X2, translated as METTIQGSEPKIFSLTYMRQLRFILETIGQWPNRTLGDYSRRAILLSIYHKLLICTFCFTEVLAFLYMKKHRATIRFIDMGQIYTNLFLTGLFLQRAALPFQKNYKECVKKFVLEFHLMHHEHISEFAAKESRKVNKICMIATKVIFLQLVCGMLAYNLSPLFRNYYEGMFASELPENKSFVHSVDYLLPFDAYRSFTGYLVVFTWNWFPTYNIPTAMGIYDLLVFVMVFHMVGHMNILYNSLKEFPRPKEGQSEDPLPSTRAYNEEIFGLLKNVIQHYQMIKEFMGDMTAAFDLTLCCYLAFHQVMCCLMLLECSTLEPEALVKYGMLAAVIFQQLIQTSVAFELIKSKIIRTSFSYYLMLATFD; from the exons ATGGAGACAACAATACAAGGaag TGAGCCGAAAATATTCTCCTTGACATACATGAGACAGCTCCGCTTCATACTGGAGACTATAGGACAGTGGCCCAACCGAACCCTAGGGGACTACTCACGACGTGCAATACTGCTGTCCATATATCACAAACTATTAATATGCACATTCTGTTTCACGGAGGTCCTGGCGTTTCTGTATATGAAGAAGCACAGAGCAACCATTCGGTTTATTGATATGGGGCAAATTTACACGAACCTGTTTTTAACTGGGCTATTTCTT CAAAGAGCAGCGCTACCATTTCAGAAGAACTACAAAgaatgtgtgaaaaagtttgTTTTAGAGTTCCACTTGATGCACCACGAGCATATAAGTGAATTTGCAGCGaag GAATCCCGCAAAGTCAACAAAATCTGCATGATCGCCACCAAAGTCATCTTCCTCCAGCTCGTCTGCGGGATGCTGGCCTACAATCTCTCCCCCCTCTTCCGGAACTATTACGAAGGAATGTTCGCCAGCGAACTCCCCGAAAACAAGTCCTTCGTACACTCCGTCGACTATCTCCTACCTTTTGACGCTTATCGCAGTTTCACTGGCTACCTAGTTGTGTTCACTTGGAATTGGTTTCCTACCTACAACATACCTACTGCGATGGGTATTTACGATCTGTTGGTGTTCGTTATGGTGTTCCATATGGTGGGGCATATGAATATACTTTATAATAGTTTGAAAGAGTTCCCTAGGCCGAAGGAGGGACAGTCTGAGGACCCCTTGCCGTCGACTCGGGCATATAATGAAGAGATATTTGGACTGTTGAAAAACGTGATTCAGCATTATCAAATGATCAAGGA GTTCATGGGAGACATGACTGCAGCGTTTGATCTGACGTTATGTTGCTATCTAGCCTTTCACCAAGTTATGTGTTGTTTGATGTTGTTGGAGTGTTCTACACTG GAACCGGAGGCCTTGGTAAAATACGGAATGCTTGCCGCGGTCATATTCCAGCAATTAATTCAGACTTCGGTGGCTTTCGAGTTAATTAAATCAAAG atCATAAGGACATCGTTTTCATACTACCTTATGTTAGCTACATTCGACTAA